One window of the Oncorhynchus mykiss isolate Arlee chromosome 5, USDA_OmykA_1.1, whole genome shotgun sequence genome contains the following:
- the LOC110523579 gene encoding VIP36-like protein isoform X2, with protein MGDAMVTTEQVRLTSDMQSKQRAVWSRIDLFTGLGVLVDTYPNEEKHLETGAEDEVHHTHTEDLPLCVGDGVCTAMLRNHNHNTFIFIRYVRGPRL; from the exons ATGGGCGACGCCATGGTAACCACAGAGCAGGTGCGCCTCACATCTGACATGCAGAGCAagcagagggcagtgtggagccgCATT GACCTCTTCACAGGGCTGGGTGTGTTGGTGGATACGTACCCCAATGAGGAAAAACACCTAGAG ACAGGCGCAGAAGATGAGGTACACCACACGCACACAG AGGATCTACCCCTTTGTGTTGGCGATGGTGTCTGCACCGCCATGCTGCGCAACCACAATCACAACACTTTCATCTTCATCAGATACGTCCGCGGCCCACg ATTATGA
- the LOC110523579 gene encoding VIP36-like protein isoform X1 — MGDAMVTTEQVRLTSDMQSKQRAVWSRIDLFTGLGVLVDTYPNEEKHLEAQKMRYTTRTQRIYPFVLAMVSAPPCCATTITTLSSSSDTSAAHDYD; from the exons ATGGGCGACGCCATGGTAACCACAGAGCAGGTGCGCCTCACATCTGACATGCAGAGCAagcagagggcagtgtggagccgCATT GACCTCTTCACAGGGCTGGGTGTGTTGGTGGATACGTACCCCAATGAGGAAAAACACCTAGAG GCGCAGAAGATGAGGTACACCACACGCACACAG AGGATCTACCCCTTTGTGTTGGCGATGGTGTCTGCACCGCCATGCTGCGCAACCACAATCACAACACTTTCATCTTCATCAGATACGTCCGCGGCCCACg ATTATGATTGA